Below is a genomic region from Vibrio mimicus.
TCAACAGCGCCCGCTTCGAGTAACTGATGAGCAATAGATTGATGTGTATCGTGTGTGGCGTGTAGTGTCTTCATGGCGTTCTCGATATCGTTTAAATGTGCGTGAAAGTCTTGTTCAGTAACCAAGCCATAAAACTGTAAATTATGTCGTTTCAATAGTTTTTGTCTGAGGCTGTGCTCTTCTCGTACTACGCCCTGCTCTTCGCAGTAGCCGATAAGCTTTTCAAGGTATTCAAGTTGTTCAGTGACAACGCGATTCTTTTTGCGCTTGTCTTCTTTGAGGTGCTTACGGAGCTCGTAAGCCTTGCAATAAAGTTTTGTCATCATCCATTCTGATGCCTCACCCCAGTTACAGGTCATGCCGTTTGGGTAAAGCTTTGGCTCGCGGCCACGGCCGATTTGCATGGATGACATACCGCGGATAAAAGAAGCTTCCTTGCCCTGCCCGACTGTGTGATTACGAGTCCAGTCAATGAGGGTGATTTCAGCACCATTACCGATAAGGGATGAAGATTTTCCATCTGGTGATTGTCGATGGAATACGCGAGTGTTTTTAGTGAATGGAGGTAAATCGTACTTAGCAAGAACATGGTTATAGATTTCAACACACTCATCAAGAGTGTTTAGGCCAACTAAGTTATCCATGCGCTGCCAGCGTGATGGATTCC
It encodes:
- a CDS encoding phage/plasmid replication protein, II/X family: MFFIDQLFMQQDYPDGGLPFVGTHVIERLDLETGEKLPPSVNQKILEGSYSTKLTIRCNGDRVRVEGNPSRWQRMDNLVGLNTLDECVEIYNHVLAKYDLPPFTKNTRVFHRQSPDGKSSSLIGNGAEITLIDWTRNHTVGQGKEASFIRGMSSMQIGRGREPKLYPNGMTCNWGEASEWMMTKLYCKAYELRKHLKEDKRKKNRVVTEQLEYLEKLIGYCEEQGVVREEHSLRQKLLKRHNLQFYGLVTEQDFHAHLNDIENAMKTLHATHDTHQSIAHQLLEAGAVDTLRKANSTMSYFTLWQHGSDLKAVLTRSQFFEHKARLKQIGIDISRPFDVSRMCPTLKRSEVIEVKPLSVPDWYRLPVVAQSNVLPFRAVA